The following coding sequences lie in one Gouania willdenowi chromosome 5, fGouWil2.1, whole genome shotgun sequence genomic window:
- the LOC114462786 gene encoding sodium- and chloride-dependent GABA transporter 2-like gives MMDKTYGPDNFRVDVITALPSTITPSRGQWSSKIEFLLAVAGQIIGLGNVWRFPYLCYKNGGGVFFIPYILFLFTCGIPLFLLETSLGQYTQQGGITCWKQICPLFEGIGYGSQVVVLYSSIYYIIILAWAFLYLFSSFNAELPWANCRNSWNTESCVEFDGKPEYLNMTLPENATSPVREFWERRVLNISGSIDELGSIRWELALCLLLAWIVCYFCVWKGVKSTGKVVYVTATFPYLMLAVLLIRGLTLPGAINGIKFYLYPDPSRLSDPQVWMDAGTQIFYSYAICIGCLMALGSYNKYNNNCYKDCVYLCLLNSGTSFVAGFAIFSALGFMAYEQNIDISKVAESGPGLAFIAYPRAVAMMPFPQIWAIFFFIMIILLGLDSEFVGLEALVTAVSDMNPAFFHVGHRRKLLLLAISVFSFLIGLVMVTEGGLYIFQVFDYYACSGMTLLLFAILQSVCVGWVYGADRFYDNIEDMIGYRPLPLIKYCLKYITPIICIATFLFSLIKYTPLKFNNVMEYPWWGYALGWWFTLSSTLNVPLWMLYRLCTTPGSLRQRFSTLCTPAEDLRLTKVEKIALERFDLPSVLG, from the exons ATGATGGATAAAACTTATGGACCCGACAACTTCAGAGTGGATGTGATCACTGCTCTTCCCTCTACCATCACACCAAGCAGAGGGCAATGGTCCAGCAAGATAGAGTTTCTCTTGGCAGTTGCAGGGCAAATTATTGGCCTCGGAAACGTGTGGCGGTTTCCATACCTCTGCTACAAAAATGGAGGGG GGGTGTTCTTCATTCCCTACATACTCTTCCTCTTCACTTGTGGCATCCCTCTTTTCCTGCTGGAAACATCTCTGGGCCAGTACACCCAACAAGGAGGCATCACCTGCTGGAAGCAGATCTGTCCTCTCTTCGAAG GGATAGGTTATGGCAGCCAAGTGGTCGTCTTATACTCCAGTATTTACTACATAATCATCTTGGCTTGGGCGTTCCTTTATCTCTTCTCTTCTTTTAACGCTGAACTTCCCTGGGCAAACTGCAGAAACAGCTGGAACACCG AGTCCTGTGTGGAGTTTGATGGGAAGCCAGAGTACCTCAACATGACTCTGCCAGAAAATGCAACATCTCCAGTGAGAGAGTTTTGGGA GAGGAGAGTGCTGAATATCAGTGGCAGCATTGATGAGTTGGGGAGTATCCGCTGGGAGCTGGCTCTCTGTCTGCTGCTGGCCTGGATCGTCTGCTACTTTTGTGTCTGGAAAGGAGTCAAATCCACTGGGAAG GTGGTTTACGTCACTGCTACCTTTCCATATCTGATGCTGGCGGTGTTACTTATTCGGGGCCTGACCCTGCCCGGGGCTATTAATGGGATCAAGTTTTACCTTTACCCGGATCCATCGCGTCTTTCTGATCCCCAG GTGTGGATGGACGCTGGCACACAGATCTTCTATTCCTATGCTATTTGCATCGGGTGTCTCATGGCTCTTGGCAGCTATAATAAGTACAACAACAACTGTTACAA AGATTGTGTCTATTTGTGCCTTCTGAACAGTGGAACTAGTTTCGTTGCTGGGTTTGCCATCTTCTCCGCACTGGGATTCATGGCCTATGAGCAGAACATAGACATATCCAAAGTGGCAGAGTCAG GTCCTGGATTGGCGTTCATTGCTTATCCTCGTGCTGTTGCCATGATGCCTTTTCCTCAAATCTGGGCTATCTTTTTCTTCATCATGATCATCTTACTTGGGCTGGACAGTGAG TTTGTGGGTCTGGAGGCCCTGGTCACTGCAGTATCAGACATGAATCCAGCCTTCTTTCATGTCGGACACCGGCGTAAGCTTCTCCTGCTTGCGATCAGTGTTTTTAGTTTCCTCATTGGCCTTGTGATGGTGACAGAG GGAGGCCTGTACATTTTCCAGGTGTTCGACTATTACGCCTGCAGTGGGATGACGCTGCTCTTATTTGCCATActacagtctgtgtgtgttggatGGGTTTATG GTGCTGACCGCTTTTATGACAATATAGAGGACATGATCGGATACAGGCCTTTACCTCTGATCAAATACTGTCTGAAATACATCACTCCAATCATCTGTATT GccacttttcttttctctttgatCAAATACACGCCTTTGAAGTTCAACAACGTCATGGAATATCCGTGGTGGGGTTACGCCCTCGGCTGGTGGTTCACGCTCTCCTCAACGCTCAATGTCCCGCTCTGGATGTTGTATAGGTTGTGCACCACTCCTGGTTCTCTGCGTCAG AGATTCTCGACCCTGTGCACTCCTGCTGAGGACCTCCGTTTAACCAAGGTGGAGAAGATTGCTCTAGAGCGGTTTGACTTACCAAGTGTCTTAGGATGA